Part of the Zea mays cultivar B73 chromosome 4, Zm-B73-REFERENCE-NAM-5.0, whole genome shotgun sequence genome is shown below.
TCAGTATATTATATTGTTTCAGCTCGGTGGAAACCCAACTCTTTTCCTCAGGATCTCTTGAATGAAATTAGGGAACAAAGTAAGTAGATTAGATAAATactaggtgggtgcccgtgcgttgcaacggtaaaAAAATAGTACAACAATAATATAAATATGGCCATGTGTTGTGTTGTTAATCAAAGTTAAGTTGCCTATAGAACTTGGTAGAGACAATTGGTTGTAACCTTGAAGACTGGAAATTGATATGTTCTTGATCCTAACCGCGCTCCAGACTTGCTTGTCGGGTTCATCTATATAGTCAAAATTATAGACCAAACGACCAGTTGAATGGAAATTTTCTTTTCCCGGTAAACTGCATATTTGCCATAGCCTTTAACTATTCATTGGTTTAATCTCTATATATGTAAGAATAGTCATACAAAGTTTGTTTATTAAAAAACGTTGCTATAATAACAATACTTTTTTGCTGCTTCAGCATTCTTGACCATCAATCCTTCAATCCAGTGTTGTATCTTGATGTCTGAGAGCAGTAAGAATAATCTTTATTACACCCAGTAGTCTTGATTGAAAGAAGTCTATACAACTACACTTCTCTAAATTTGTGGACATTTCTCAAAACCTAAAATACATAGTTGATATCCAACCCTTTTTTATAGTTCACTCGGTCGCTTGTCCTCTTTTAGACTGTAAGGTGGTACTATGTGGGAGCGTTGCGTTGCGTGTGGTTTCCTATCGTGTTGGGGGTTATGTGGTTTCCCACGATCCATAGATAAGGGTCCAATGGTAGGCGAGAAGTAGCGGAGATGAACAAACCTATACGCTTCGCGCACGATACACATGTTTGGACCGCGAGTTAGATTAGAAAGAAGTATAATGACTTTTTTTGCAAAAGGGACAACGGTGGAAACCAAAAAAACAGGTGCTTTATAGGGTAGAAAAGTGTAGAGAGATAGTGAGCCTTCAGAGATTTTTTATCAAAGAATTATATGCCATATCGTATCTAGCAGTAATGTGTGTCGATCTTGCTTGGATGCACTTATATACACGGTAGGAGACATGTTTGGAATGCAGAAATTTATTAGAACTTGCACAAATTTTACCGAAATTAGTTCAATTTTACAAGGAAAATTCCCTTATAACAAAAAGGCTCCTAATAAGGTTAGGATGAATTAGGATACAAAATTAACTAATTTATATCATAATCCACTTCACCACAGATGAATTGAGGTGAACATGAATAAATAGATACTCTTGTCATTGCCCGTGTGTTGCGACGGCACACAATCACAATAATGGAGAGCTATATTTTTAGAAACCGCAAGAAAACATTTGGTCTTTCGTGGTCACGACATACAAAATCGAGATGGAAATGAGAAAACCATGTGAGTTTCAGCTACAAAACAAACATCAGGAATAAAGGATAGTAATTATAACACTATATTCAATAGTTAACAACACACGTTTGTCGAGTGAGCGTATGCACGGAGCTAGCACTCTTCTAGCAGGCGCATCCACTCCCCGCCTACTGCTGCTAGTTGGATTGGCTGGAAGTCAGCTTTAGCTTCATGTTCACGTCCACCATGTCCTCCTGCTTCGCTAAGAGCATCTCCGTTCTCGATAGGGCCACGACGATCTTGCGAAATAGTGACTATAGCAACACAAATAAGAATCGATGAGATGCAGTGTGCGCAACAGGGTACATGAAAGACATTAACAAAATAAATACATTAAATGTTAACCGAAAAAGAATAACGAGTATAAGATCAGATTATTGTCTTGTTGAAGAACATAAGAAAATTCCTACTCAAATAACTATTTTTAGTTAGACCATCTCGCTCCTTCTAATGAGTACATTTACTATGGAAAAATGAAAACAAAAACAAAGTACCTTGTGGATAGGTGGCTTCAgtatcatctctctctctctctctgagttCGATACTCTCTCTAGAAACCTCCCTTGTTCTTCTCGATCCAAAATTCCTACTCAAATATGAAAGCAAAACTCTCCAAATATGAGACCATGATGCTCCTAAATATCCATAGAATGCAGTCACTCCAAAAAAAGGACAGCGATGCAATATGCAAAAGCAAGCAGAATATGAATAGTTTAACACTACAGTCTGCAATCACAATCTCACATGTCGAAAAGCAATAAACTGAACCATCAATTATGACACCCACAATGAACTATTAGCAACATGAATATGTTTTAAATGTGCTCGTGCGTTTTGACGGCGTACAAATTATTCGATAATTCAGTGCATAATGATTACATAAAATCATCATCAATCCATCACCTAATGATGTTGAGGGTCGTGGTCTCTCGGGCTCAGGCGCTTGTACTCGTGCACCGCCAGTCCTATCACTCGTGTAGACGCTAGCACTTGCAATGAGCCTGTGCTAATGGTAGAAAGGTTATATAAGCCATGTATTCTCAATAAACAGGTTCTTATATTTGTGATGTCTCTGTCCAAATAATTTTTAGTTATTTCCTAGTTTATCAAACAACAAACAGGTTCTTATTTATGTCAAGGCATGTATTCTCAATTCCAATTTCCATCAACACATCTGTGATTAATGTATGTATAGGCTCATAGATCGGTGAAGAATGCAGACCAGTTCTCGTCATATAATGTCTCCTTGAACTTGAGGTACTCAGAGGGTGTGATTCCTTCGACCGACAGGTCATCAGAATGAactttgacatactcccagatgccAGGATTCATCCTGACAGCAAATGCGACATAGGGCGATAGCACCACTGCTTCCTGCAGAGATAAGAGTTGTGTTATTTTTTGTTCTGTTAATACAGGAACAGGACCATTCCAGAAAAACTGAATAATTACTGCAAAATATGTTAACGCGAGATGAGATCACCTGCGTGGAACAAATAATGTAACCCAGGAAGCCTTCAACAAGCTTTTCCCTCTCGACTTTGTCATCCAGTGATTTGTCCAGCTCCTCTATGAGCTGCTGGTTCTTCAAGAGCCTCCTTCCCTTGGAAACATACCTGAAAATTTGTTTGTTTGCTTTCAGAACTGCAAATGTGAACCCTCTCGATCCATATATATGATGATGCCTTCTTCTAAGGTAGGCTCACCTATGGAAGCATTTCTTCATCTGGTACCGGCTCTGCCTCAGCGCATCGGGCATGCTTTCGGCGATGCTGTCTGCCCTCTTGAAACTCAGCTTGGAGGCCATGGTGGCTTGGAAAGAAACAAGGTGGAGAAGGTTTATGTGCGGAGGAAGAAGAATGCTGTGACTGGCTGGGTCTGAATGTCCATGGGCAACAATTTATAGAAGGAAGGGAGCGTGATGAAACAAAACTTTGGCCTACTGGCAGAGTTTTCTTTGTGTGGACGCCAGTTGGAAAATTAAATGGGAGATGGCGCGCAGGGGAGAAAGCACATTGATTTGCTTGGGTTGGGAGAACTTATGCTAAAGAAACATCCAAGGCAAGAAAGGCATGAAAACCAACGAACACATCCTTGACCTGGAAGATTCCCTTAATCCTTAGATGGATTTCTTACCATGACTTCTCCGTTTGAACATATGGCACTATTCCAAGGCAATTTTCTTTGACCTGCACGATTCCCTTAATCCTTAGATGGATTTGTAATGTTAGCAGCAGGTAACATATGAAAACTCAAAGGCAGGTATCACACACCAAGATCATCGTCTTCACTTGACCAAAACTGAGGCACATGAGTTCGGGCGCGGGCTGGCGGGCGGAATTCCCGGCGGCGATGGTTGGCGTGCGTGCGGTATGTCGGATGCGGGGAAGGAAGACACGCGCGGGGGCACGGTGATGCCTGTGGACGCCCTCGTTGTGCCCTTAAGGTGTAGTAGAGATAAAAATGCAAATGCAAATCTAAGTTTGTTGATACTTCACAAATGAAAAATCTGAAATAACAAGTGATATGTATTAATAATATAACTTGGAGTTAAAATCTTACCCCTTCAAAATAGCTCCAagttcttgagagcacctagagggggggggggtgaataggtgatcctgtaaaaacttgaaacttaatccaacaaaacttgattaggagttagcacaataagatcaagtggctagagaggagttctcttGTGAGACACAATAAACAcagtaaggacaagcacaagagacacgaggatttatcccatggttcggccaagtacaaaacttgcctactcaacgttgtggcgtcccaacggacgagagttgcactcaactcctctcaagtgatccaatgatcaacttgaataccacggtgatcttctttactttactctttcccgtttgcgaggaatctccacactttggagtctctcgcccttacaataagaatcaaaatgaagcactagagtaagggagggaagcaacacactcaaaaaccacagcaaatacgcacacacaagatcaagacttgagctcaacacaatatctcaaggttctcactagaacggagctcaaatcactaagaatgtcgaacaagtgcgcaagaatgaagtgtgagtgatcaacaatgctcaaggatgcttggtgtcttcctccatgcgcctaggggtcccttttatagccccaaggcagctaggagccgtcgagagcattccaggaaggcaattcttgccttctgtcgcctggcgcaccggacagtccggtgcgccaccggacactgtccggtgcggatctctttccttatttggcgaagccgaccgttggcgctttgaagccgttggcgcaccggacactgtccggtgcacatcagacagtccggtgccccttctgaccgttggctcttgccatgcgtcgcgcgcggattacgcggccgaccgttggccgggccgactgttggctcaccggacagtccggtgcaccaccggacagtccggtgatttatagccgtacaccggtaattgcttcccgagagcagccagttgacagacgccggcctggcgcaccggacactgtccggtgcacccagaccgagctgtctttggctgatcaaagccatctcttttccaacttgatttctcctgtttccagcacttagacacaatacattagtctacaaaacaatgtactaagtcttagaaacatacctttttacttgatttgcactttgtccatcactttgcatagattaacttaagtccacttgtgttggcactcaatcaccaaaatacttagaaatggcccaagggcacatttccctttcaatctccccctttttggtgatttatgccaacacaataaaaagcaactaaaggaagtgcaacatcaatacaaattagaactcaaaattgttttgattcatttttgggcatatatggatcat
Proteins encoded:
- the LOC109945741 gene encoding sucrose synthase 5, translating into MASKLSFKRADSIAESMPDALRQSRYQMKKCFHRYVSKGRRLLKNQQLIEELDKSLDDKVEREKLVEGFLGYIICSTQEAVVLSPYVAFAVRMNPGIWEYVKVHSDDLSVEGITPSEYLKFKETLYDENWSAFFTDL